A genomic stretch from Zeimonas sediminis includes:
- a CDS encoding HAD family hydrolase: MTPARWRPRAITLDLDDTLWPVGPTLVAAEQVLADWLRDRAPRTAAGYGAETRAVIRKRLLAEHPQHAHDMSFLRREGLRLAMADAGDDPGLADEAFAIFLAARQRVEFFEDVLPVLARWSARFRLVAVSNGNADVRAVGLGSYFSAAVSAHEVGCAKPDPRMFHEACRLAGAAPEEVLHIGDDPHLDVLGARRAGLQAAWVRRPQFVHRHPAEGLGPEVGPAFEDLRAIDAMLAG; this comes from the coding sequence ATGACCCCCGCACGCTGGCGCCCCCGCGCGATCACCCTCGACCTCGACGACACGCTCTGGCCGGTCGGCCCCACGCTGGTCGCGGCCGAGCAGGTGCTGGCCGACTGGCTGCGAGACCGCGCGCCGCGCACCGCGGCCGGCTACGGCGCCGAGACCCGGGCCGTGATTCGCAAGCGACTGTTGGCCGAGCATCCGCAGCACGCGCACGACATGAGCTTCCTGCGCCGCGAGGGCCTGCGCCTGGCGATGGCCGACGCGGGCGACGATCCGGGCCTGGCCGACGAGGCCTTCGCGATCTTCCTGGCGGCTCGCCAGCGGGTCGAGTTCTTCGAAGACGTGCTGCCGGTGCTGGCCCGCTGGTCGGCGCGATTCCGGCTGGTGGCGGTCAGCAACGGCAATGCCGACGTTCGCGCAGTGGGGCTCGGCTCTTATTTTTCCGCCGCAGTGAGCGCTCACGAGGTGGGCTGCGCCAAGCCCGATCCGCGGATGTTCCACGAGGCCTGCCGGCTGGCCGGCGCCGCGCCGGAAGAGGTGCTGCACATCGGCGACGACCCGCATCTCGACGTGCTCGGCGCGCGCCGGGCCGGGCTGCAGGCAGCCTGGGTGCGCCGGCCGCAGTTCGTCCATCGGCACCCGGCCGAGGGGCTGGGGCCCGAGGTGGGGCCGGCGTTCGAAGACCTGCGCGCGATCGACGCGATGCTCGCGGGGTGA
- a CDS encoding HigA family addiction module antitoxin, which produces MKNPSHPGRIVRQECLEAFGLTVAEAAGALGVTRQALNNVVSGKSGITPEMAVRLSKAVGNDPDFWLRLQRQYDVAQVLKEARRIEVVPFRKLAREKAREAARAA; this is translated from the coding sequence ATGAAGAACCCCTCTCACCCCGGCCGAATCGTCCGCCAGGAGTGCCTGGAGGCGTTCGGGTTGACGGTGGCCGAAGCGGCCGGCGCCCTCGGTGTCACGCGGCAGGCGCTCAACAACGTGGTCAGCGGCAAGTCGGGGATCACCCCGGAGATGGCGGTTCGCCTGTCCAAGGCGGTCGGCAACGATCCCGACTTCTGGCTTAGGCTGCAACGGCAGTACGACGTGGCCCAGGTCCTGAAGGAGGCCAGGCGCATCGAGGTGGTTCCGTTCAGGAAGCTGGCGCGGGAGAAGGCGCGCGAGGCGGCCCGGGCTGCCTGA
- a CDS encoding HNH endonuclease, with translation MFTLIPEKALHAPANVSYDALIDEHLGELGIQISSESKAELRNLIINIAKLRGLTATAARAQVAKIGTLKSDYPLYTKVMGRQGGRCIWCGALFSDPNVEESLEHMLPKHIGDDPPEAKNWAIACLSCNAGKRDLLSWATSQFAFDFFERNDFQAVGQIGLTHRWIVLCRDGKCDGCGVSPSYAELFVYKRVRTGLSIPANCSTMCQACIRERMVAPLSVDWSPREKGRQVPGREGG, from the coding sequence TTGTTTACGCTGATTCCGGAGAAGGCGTTGCACGCGCCTGCAAACGTGAGTTACGACGCCCTTATCGACGAGCATCTGGGAGAATTGGGTATTCAGATCTCGAGCGAAAGCAAAGCGGAACTTCGTAATCTGATCATTAATATCGCCAAACTTCGGGGTCTGACAGCAACTGCCGCGAGGGCGCAGGTGGCGAAGATCGGTACGCTTAAGTCGGACTACCCGTTGTACACAAAGGTTATGGGAAGGCAAGGTGGGCGTTGTATTTGGTGCGGGGCGCTCTTTAGTGATCCCAACGTTGAAGAGAGCTTGGAGCATATGTTGCCCAAGCACATCGGTGATGACCCACCGGAGGCGAAGAACTGGGCGATTGCCTGTTTGTCGTGCAATGCGGGCAAGCGCGATCTCCTTTCGTGGGCTACATCCCAGTTTGCGTTCGATTTCTTTGAGCGAAATGATTTTCAGGCGGTCGGGCAGATCGGGCTAACCCATCGGTGGATCGTTCTGTGCCGCGATGGCAAGTGTGATGGATGCGGCGTTTCGCCGAGTTACGCTGAGCTTTTTGTCTATAAGCGAGTGCGGACGGGCTTGAGTATTCCGGCGAATTGCTCGACGATGTGTCAGGCTTGTATAAGGGAAAGAATGGTGGCACCTTTGTCGGTGGACTGGAGTCCGAGGGAAAAAGGGCGGCAGGTGCCAGGTCGAGAAGGGGGTTAG
- the queC gene encoding 7-cyano-7-deazaguanine synthase QueC, translating to MSTSALVLFSGGQDSATCLAWALDRYDFVETVGFDYGQRHRVEMECREIFRSELRSHFPAWGGRLGDDHLLDLGLLSRISDTALTAEKQIEFDESGLPNTFVPGRNLLFFTLAAAIAYRRGHKILVGGMCETDYSGYPDCRDDTLKALQVTLNLGLNSRLVVETPLMWIDKARTWTLAQQLGGDALVALIREKTHTCYLGDHETWHDWGYGCGTCAACELRLRGYEAFAREEGAK from the coding sequence ATGAGCACTTCCGCACTCGTCTTGTTCTCCGGCGGTCAGGATTCCGCCACGTGCCTTGCATGGGCGTTGGACCGTTATGACTTCGTCGAGACGGTGGGCTTCGACTATGGTCAACGGCACAGGGTTGAAATGGAGTGCCGAGAGATCTTTCGAAGCGAACTGCGGAGTCACTTCCCTGCATGGGGCGGGAGACTTGGCGATGACCACCTTCTGGATCTAGGACTTCTTAGCCGAATTAGCGACACAGCACTCACCGCCGAGAAGCAGATTGAGTTCGACGAATCAGGGCTTCCGAATACGTTTGTTCCAGGCCGCAATCTCTTGTTCTTCACTCTGGCCGCCGCGATTGCCTACCGTCGCGGCCACAAGATCCTCGTGGGCGGGATGTGCGAGACTGACTATTCGGGCTATCCGGACTGCCGCGACGACACGCTCAAAGCTCTTCAGGTAACACTGAATCTTGGTTTGAACTCTCGCCTTGTCGTTGAGACCCCGCTTATGTGGATCGACAAGGCCCGCACGTGGACACTCGCCCAACAACTTGGCGGAGACGCGCTAGTTGCCCTCATACGAGAGAAGACGCACACCTGCTACCTGGGCGATCACGAGACTTGGCATGACTGGGGCTATGGCTGCGGGACTTGCGCGGCCTGCGAATTGCGTCTCAGAGGCTATGAGGCATTCGCCCGCGAGGAGGGAGCCAAATGA
- the dbpB gene encoding DGQHR domain-containing protein DpdB, producing the protein MSVYQYSAIRARQAAEHDVFVFAANPKEVLEFAQIERVGRSDDGQLKGFQRHQIASHIRDIRDYLSRADALLPNAVIVAFIEGVTVRDVGDGRLEVSIDARKTPPGFVVDGQQRLTALSGLDKPDFQVFVSAVVCKNYDELRQQFVLINSTRPLPKTLIYELLPTVEGLPQRYTSRRFAARVVERLNFTGGRALRGEIRQHTNPSGVISDTAMQKLVMNSAAHGAIREFIQYEDREDRAVSLINEFFEAVATVFGGQWVGMSPRVSRLRHGAGIVAMGFVMDLLHSSQGATTKDGFVPGLELLKPFTAWTSGTWKMDDCEFVWNDIQNTPSDIDLLTRHLVSATKRQLRKLRRAANA; encoded by the coding sequence GTGAGCGTCTATCAATACTCTGCAATCCGAGCACGCCAGGCTGCGGAGCATGACGTCTTCGTCTTCGCTGCGAACCCCAAAGAGGTACTGGAATTCGCGCAGATCGAACGCGTTGGACGCTCGGACGATGGGCAACTCAAGGGATTTCAGCGGCATCAGATCGCATCGCATATCCGCGATATCCGAGACTATCTGAGCCGCGCAGATGCGCTTCTGCCCAACGCTGTGATTGTGGCCTTTATCGAGGGGGTGACAGTCAGGGACGTCGGCGACGGGCGGCTGGAAGTGTCAATTGACGCCCGCAAGACCCCTCCAGGATTTGTCGTCGACGGACAGCAACGCCTAACTGCGCTTTCTGGGCTGGACAAGCCAGATTTCCAGGTGTTCGTATCTGCCGTCGTGTGCAAGAACTACGACGAGCTTCGCCAGCAGTTCGTACTCATCAACAGCACTCGGCCGCTCCCCAAGACCCTGATTTACGAGCTACTGCCAACTGTTGAGGGCCTGCCGCAGCGGTACACGTCGCGCCGCTTTGCGGCCAGGGTGGTAGAGCGACTCAATTTCACCGGCGGCCGGGCACTGCGCGGCGAGATTCGTCAACACACCAATCCATCCGGTGTCATCAGTGACACGGCCATGCAGAAACTCGTGATGAACTCGGCCGCGCACGGCGCTATCCGCGAGTTCATCCAATACGAAGATCGTGAAGATCGTGCCGTCTCCCTAATCAACGAGTTCTTCGAAGCTGTAGCCACGGTATTTGGCGGCCAGTGGGTCGGCATGAGTCCACGCGTTTCGCGTCTTCGTCATGGAGCGGGGATCGTCGCCATGGGCTTTGTGATGGATCTGCTCCACTCCTCCCAGGGGGCGACCACCAAAGATGGCTTCGTGCCCGGGCTCGAATTGCTCAAACCCTTTACGGCTTGGACCTCTGGCACTTGGAAGATGGACGACTGCGAGTTTGTCTGGAACGACATTCAGAACACTCCCTCCGACATCGACCTCCTTACGCGTCATCTCGTGTCAGCCACAAAGCGGCAGCTTCGCAAACTGCGTCGGGCCGCCAACGCTTGA
- a CDS encoding DUF2779 domain-containing protein: MPRLSKSRLQDLQQCPKRLWLQVRHPELREDSAVTQLVFAAGHRVGEVARTLAPGGTLIDPRVPGTDRPDLAEALRLTRELLAAAPRRPLYEATFERDGVLVRADLLLPAPGGWRLAEVKSTSSVRDYHLADVAIQRWVLQGQLKDDSWAAGPLAPLAGVEQWHVDTSWIWPGGSDYAGLFAREDLTAATEPLLDQVPRWVREAERILQGDEPAIAMGEQCRSPFDCPFQAHCARLAGPQPEYPVTLLPNTKGKKLAAQLLAEGFDDLRSVPPGRIEDPELAMIARVTREGAPLLEPQAAEKLAGLGWPRAYLDFETIGFAVPQWPGTRPYQQLPFQWSCQIEEGPPGEGSSEEGPSDEGQVREAAFLDLSGADPRRACAEALARELPAAGPVIVYNAGFERSVLRALAGEFPDLARPLNRIARRLVDLLPLVRAHYYHPDMCGSRSIKAVLPTIPGGVDYGLLDEVQHGAAAQAAYLEAIAPETGEARRAELEGALRRYCAMDTWAMVVLARFLASDR, from the coding sequence ATGCCCCGCCTCTCCAAATCCCGCCTGCAAGACCTGCAGCAGTGCCCCAAACGCCTGTGGCTGCAGGTCCGCCACCCCGAGCTGCGCGAAGACTCGGCCGTCACCCAGCTGGTATTCGCCGCCGGCCACCGGGTGGGCGAGGTCGCGCGCACGCTGGCGCCCGGCGGCACGCTGATCGACCCGCGCGTGCCCGGCACCGACCGGCCCGACCTGGCCGAGGCGCTGCGCCTCACCCGCGAGCTGCTCGCCGCCGCGCCGCGCCGCCCGCTCTACGAGGCCACCTTCGAGCGCGACGGCGTGCTGGTGCGCGCCGACCTGCTGCTGCCCGCGCCCGGCGGCTGGCGGCTCGCCGAGGTCAAGTCGACCAGCTCGGTGCGCGACTACCACCTGGCCGACGTGGCGATCCAGCGCTGGGTGCTGCAGGGGCAGCTGAAGGACGACTCCTGGGCGGCCGGCCCCCTGGCGCCGCTGGCAGGCGTGGAGCAGTGGCACGTGGACACCAGCTGGATCTGGCCCGGCGGCTCCGACTACGCGGGCCTGTTCGCGCGCGAGGACCTCACCGCCGCCACCGAGCCGCTGCTCGACCAGGTGCCGCGCTGGGTGCGCGAGGCCGAACGCATCCTGCAGGGCGACGAGCCCGCCATCGCGATGGGCGAGCAGTGCCGCTCGCCCTTCGACTGCCCGTTCCAGGCGCACTGCGCGCGTCTAGCGGGCCCGCAGCCCGAGTACCCGGTCACGCTGCTGCCCAATACCAAGGGCAAGAAGCTGGCCGCCCAGCTGCTGGCCGAAGGCTTTGATGACCTGCGCAGCGTACCGCCCGGGCGCATCGAAGACCCCGAGCTGGCCATGATCGCCCGCGTCACCCGCGAAGGCGCGCCGCTGCTCGAGCCGCAGGCCGCCGAGAAGCTCGCCGGGCTGGGCTGGCCGCGCGCCTACCTGGACTTCGAAACGATCGGCTTCGCCGTGCCCCAGTGGCCCGGTACCCGGCCCTACCAGCAGCTGCCGTTCCAGTGGTCGTGCCAGATCGAGGAAGGGCCGCCGGGAGAAGGGTCATCAGAAGAAGGGCCGTCGGACGAAGGCCAGGTGCGCGAAGCCGCCTTCCTGGACCTGAGCGGCGCCGACCCGCGCCGCGCCTGCGCCGAAGCGCTCGCGCGCGAGCTGCCGGCCGCAGGCCCGGTCATCGTCTACAACGCCGGCTTCGAGCGCAGCGTGCTGCGCGCGCTCGCCGGCGAGTTCCCCGACCTGGCAAGGCCGCTCAACCGGATCGCCCGGCGCCTGGTGGACCTGCTGCCGCTGGTGCGCGCGCACTACTACCACCCCGACATGTGCGGCTCGCGCTCGATCAAGGCGGTGCTGCCCACGATCCCCGGCGGGGTCGACTACGGCCTGCTCGACGAAGTGCAGCACGGCGCGGCTGCGCAGGCGGCGTACCTGGAGGCGATCGCCCCGGAGACCGGCGAGGCGAGGCGGGCGGAGCTGGAGGGGGCGCTGAGGAGGTACTGCGCGATGGATACGTGGGCGATGGTGGTGTTGGCCAGGTTCCTCGCATCCGACAGGTGA
- a CDS encoding FitA-like ribbon-helix-helix domain-containing protein → MPTTLTLENIPDEVYQRLKASSKLHRRSLSSEAIACLETVLLPRRIDPGERLARARALRAALQRTRFEAPDVDATKREGRP, encoded by the coding sequence ATGCCCACGACCCTGACCCTCGAGAACATCCCCGACGAGGTGTACCAGCGCCTGAAGGCCTCCTCGAAATTGCATAGGCGCAGCCTGAGCAGCGAAGCGATCGCGTGCCTGGAGACCGTGCTGCTGCCTCGGCGGATCGACCCTGGCGAAAGACTGGCCCGTGCCCGCGCCTTGCGGGCCGCACTGCAAAGGACCCGGTTCGAGGCGCCGGACGTCGACGCTACTAAGCGAGAGGGGCGCCCGTGA
- a CDS encoding helix-turn-helix domain-containing protein, giving the protein MRREVIGGTEVLWSSDNIYADMGIPNAERFRIKADLAIEITLAIRRLGLTQDAAARRMGIPQPRVSALTNGDFTNLSERKLMDCLTRLGYDVEISVRPAREGTGRLTVARG; this is encoded by the coding sequence ATGAGAAGGGAAGTGATCGGCGGAACCGAGGTCTTGTGGAGCTCGGACAACATCTACGCGGACATGGGCATCCCCAATGCCGAGAGGTTCCGGATCAAGGCGGACCTGGCCATCGAGATCACCCTGGCGATCCGCCGGCTCGGCCTCACGCAAGACGCGGCCGCCAGGCGCATGGGCATCCCCCAGCCCCGGGTCTCCGCGCTGACGAACGGCGACTTCACGAACCTGTCCGAGCGCAAGCTGATGGATTGCCTGACGCGGCTCGGTTACGACGTGGAAATCTCCGTGAGGCCGGCGCGCGAGGGGACGGGGCGGCTCACGGTAGCGAGGGGCTGA
- a CDS encoding 6-carboxytetrahydropterin synthase: MNQPVIVTQATAGFEAARQVDVLPEGHRCRSLHGHSFQATVFAELPEGFAAYPGGEVDALSARLDECVSQLNYAYLNRVMPQPTDENIARFLREQLRIPGIDRVAIQSTTMQGVDLNREGQAHVWRRFRFQAAHRLPNVPLGHKCGRMHGHGFEAIIHANQDLGTRPLSTDYDHLDSVWAPLHAQLNYQCLNEIEGLENPTSENLAGWIWRQLKPALPELSWVTVFETASCGAHFDGENYRIWKEFTLDSAVRCERAPEGSDRNRTHGHTYTLRLHLDAPLNEILGWTVDFGDVKTIFDPIFKSIDHQMLNGLPGLADGNAASVARWILDQARPKLPHLSRVDLHETPGTGCLIADNLDGPTMPV, from the coding sequence ATGAACCAACCGGTTATTGTGACCCAGGCGACGGCGGGGTTTGAGGCGGCGCGCCAAGTGGACGTATTACCCGAAGGACATCGGTGTCGCTCACTGCACGGCCATAGCTTTCAGGCCACTGTGTTCGCTGAACTGCCAGAAGGCTTTGCCGCTTATCCAGGCGGCGAAGTCGACGCACTTAGCGCCCGTCTCGACGAGTGCGTGTCTCAGCTGAACTATGCGTATCTCAATCGTGTGATGCCGCAACCTACCGATGAGAACATCGCGCGATTCCTCCGTGAACAGTTGAGGATTCCGGGTATCGATCGTGTCGCGATCCAGAGTACGACAATGCAGGGAGTGGATCTGAATCGGGAGGGACAGGCCCACGTGTGGCGGCGATTCCGATTTCAAGCAGCACACCGACTTCCGAACGTACCGCTAGGGCACAAGTGCGGCCGAATGCATGGCCACGGTTTTGAGGCGATCATCCACGCAAACCAAGACCTTGGAACTCGTCCATTAAGCACTGACTACGACCACCTTGATTCCGTGTGGGCACCGTTGCACGCGCAACTTAACTACCAGTGCCTAAATGAAATCGAGGGCCTCGAAAACCCAACTAGCGAGAACCTGGCCGGGTGGATCTGGCGGCAACTGAAGCCCGCACTGCCCGAGCTATCTTGGGTGACCGTTTTTGAGACGGCATCTTGTGGTGCGCACTTCGACGGCGAGAACTACCGCATCTGGAAGGAATTCACACTCGATAGCGCCGTGCGTTGCGAGCGCGCCCCGGAAGGCTCAGATCGTAACCGTACGCACGGTCACACTTATACGCTTCGACTCCACCTTGACGCACCACTGAACGAGATCCTCGGTTGGACCGTCGACTTCGGTGACGTCAAGACCATCTTCGACCCAATCTTCAAGTCTATCGACCACCAGATGCTCAATGGGCTCCCGGGATTGGCTGACGGGAACGCGGCCAGCGTGGCACGATGGATTTTGGATCAGGCCCGACCAAAACTTCCTCACCTCTCCCGCGTCGATCTTCACGAAACCCCCGGCACCGGTTGCCTCATAGCAGATAACCTCGACGGTCCGACAATGCCGGTCTGA